In a single window of the Streptomyces sp. NBC_00094 genome:
- a CDS encoding MBL fold metallo-hydrolase — translation MADGAPRLVEVADGVHAYIQPDGGWCLNNAGVIRTDDGAIVVDTAATERRALRLGESVDRLAAGPRRTVVNTHFHGDHTFGNGVFGPDATVISHAHTRTDMAETGLALTGLWPDVEWGDVEVVLPDVTYSGGMTLHAGGRRVELLHPGPAHTRSDTVVWLPAERVLFTGDVVMPGCTPFVLMGTVRGSLEALERLRALDPVTVVGGHGPLAGPDALDATEEYLRWLGKVAAEGAASGLTALETARTCDLGAFAGLLDAERLVGNLHRARQELDDAELAAPLDVVGVFGEMVAYHGGLPACHA, via the coding sequence ATGGCTGACGGTGCCCCGCGCCTCGTCGAGGTCGCCGACGGGGTCCACGCGTACATCCAGCCCGACGGCGGCTGGTGCCTCAACAACGCGGGCGTGATCCGCACGGACGACGGCGCGATCGTCGTCGACACGGCCGCCACCGAACGCAGGGCGCTGCGGCTGGGGGAGAGCGTCGACCGCCTCGCGGCCGGTCCGCGCCGGACGGTGGTCAACACCCACTTCCACGGCGACCACACCTTCGGCAACGGCGTCTTCGGGCCGGACGCCACAGTGATCAGCCACGCCCACACCCGGACCGACATGGCCGAGACCGGACTCGCCCTGACCGGCCTGTGGCCGGACGTGGAGTGGGGGGACGTCGAGGTCGTCCTGCCCGACGTCACCTACTCCGGCGGCATGACCCTGCACGCCGGTGGCCGGCGCGTGGAACTGCTGCATCCCGGCCCCGCGCACACCCGCAGCGACACCGTGGTCTGGCTGCCGGCGGAGCGGGTCCTGTTCACCGGGGACGTCGTGATGCCCGGCTGCACGCCCTTCGTCCTGATGGGAACGGTACGGGGCTCCCTGGAGGCCCTGGAGCGGCTGCGCGCGCTGGACCCCGTCACGGTCGTGGGCGGCCACGGACCGCTCGCCGGCCCCGACGCCCTCGACGCCACCGAGGAGTACCTGCGCTGGCTGGGGAAGGTCGCGGCGGAGGGCGCCGCGAGCGGCCTCACCGCACTGGAGACGGCCCGGACGTGCGACCTCGGCGCCTTCGCGGGACTCCTCGACGCCGAGCGGCTCGTGGGCAACCTGCACCGCGCCCGGCAGGAGCTGGACGACGCGGAACTCGCCGCGCCGCTGGACGTCGTCGGGGTCTTCGGCGAGATGGTCGCTTACCACGGAGGCCTGCCGGCCTGCCACGCGTGA
- a CDS encoding ketosynthase chain-length factor translates to MSDRALITGIGVVAPNGLGVKEYWNATLEGRGGIAPLTRFDASRYRSRLAGQILGFDPADHLPNRLLPQTDVSTRLALVAAEHALADGGVDPAELVDFDIGVITSNASGGFAFTHREFANLWSKGPEFVSVYESFAWFYAVNTGQVSIRHKLRGPGVALVAEQAGGLDALGHARRSLRLGTPLVVTGGVDSALDPWGWAAHLSGGLISASDDPDRAYLPFDTLADGHVPGEGGAFLIMEDERGAQARGVDRVYGELAGYAATFDPPPGSGRPPALRRAAELAIADAGLAPSDIGIVFADAAGTAELDRTEAEAITGIFGSHGVPVAAPKALTGRLLAGGGPLDVVTALLALRDGLVPAVPYEGETPAAYGLDLVRGTPRPTSARAALVLARGRWGFNSAVVVTVPGHG, encoded by the coding sequence ATGAGCGACCGAGCCCTGATCACCGGCATCGGCGTGGTGGCCCCCAACGGCCTCGGCGTCAAGGAGTACTGGAACGCCACCCTCGAAGGGCGCGGCGGCATCGCCCCCCTGACCCGCTTCGACGCCTCCCGCTACCGCTCCCGGCTGGCCGGCCAGATCCTCGGCTTCGACCCGGCGGACCACCTGCCCAACCGGCTGCTCCCGCAGACCGACGTCTCCACCCGCCTCGCCCTGGTCGCCGCCGAACACGCCCTCGCCGACGGCGGCGTCGACCCGGCCGAGCTCGTCGACTTCGACATCGGCGTCATCACCTCCAACGCCTCCGGCGGATTCGCCTTCACCCACCGGGAGTTCGCCAACCTCTGGTCCAAGGGGCCGGAGTTCGTCAGCGTGTACGAGTCGTTCGCCTGGTTCTACGCGGTCAACACCGGTCAGGTGTCCATCCGGCACAAGCTGCGCGGCCCGGGAGTCGCCCTGGTCGCCGAGCAGGCCGGCGGTCTGGACGCGCTGGGCCATGCCCGCCGTTCCCTCCGGCTCGGCACCCCGCTCGTCGTCACCGGCGGCGTCGACTCGGCCCTGGACCCCTGGGGCTGGGCCGCGCACCTGTCCGGCGGGCTGATCAGCGCGAGCGACGACCCGGACCGGGCCTACCTCCCCTTCGACACCCTCGCGGACGGCCATGTACCCGGCGAGGGAGGCGCGTTCCTCATCATGGAGGACGAACGGGGCGCACAGGCAAGGGGAGTGGACCGCGTCTACGGCGAACTCGCGGGGTACGCGGCCACCTTCGACCCGCCGCCCGGATCCGGACGGCCTCCGGCGCTCCGCCGCGCGGCGGAGCTGGCGATCGCCGACGCCGGCCTCGCCCCCTCGGACATCGGCATCGTCTTCGCGGACGCGGCGGGAACCGCGGAGCTGGACCGGACCGAGGCCGAGGCGATCACCGGGATCTTCGGCTCCCACGGAGTCCCGGTCGCCGCCCCCAAGGCGCTGACCGGCCGACTCCTCGCGGGCGGCGGCCCGTTGGACGTGGTGACCGCCCTGCTCGCCCTCCGTGACGGGCTCGTCCCGGCCGTGCCGTACGAGGGGGAGACCCCCGCCGCGTACGGCCTCGACCTGGTCCGCGGGACACCCCGGCCGACCTCCGCCCGGGCGGCCCTCGTGCTCGCCCGGGGCCGCTGGGGCTTCAACTCGGCCGTCGTCGTCACGGTGCCCGGCCATGGCTGA
- a CDS encoding GAF domain-containing protein, with protein sequence MKNTQLDMRRLAAMDAAQAARLLHRVREETLAGRTPPIAPRAVIDASWQRMARLGLDPDKSTSSVLLQRDELEQRRRGTLLSEVMRTLSSGLAGIADTSLQIMVVTDEHGRVLWRQGNLSVLRQANGICLEEGAAWTEHATGTNAVGTALAMGRAVQVHSAEHYVHTLHNWTCAAAPVHDPRDQRLLGILDVSGPASSFHPAMLALVASVAQLAEAEMRERHRRSVERLRAVAAPILCRVGGRAVAVDIHGWTAAVTGLAPVDRIPLPKSFRAGRVWLPSLGLCAVEPLPGGWLLRVEEETRQPGPGADAASRVVLDLSRPRRWTVAVSGEAGSWQQELSPRHAELLYVLALHRDGRTAAELADDVFGDRTRTVTVRAEMSRVRRNLSGVLAHRPYRFREEVAVEVLRPDHPADLLPHSTAPAVRAIRTGT encoded by the coding sequence ATGAAGAACACTCAGCTCGACATGAGGCGGCTGGCCGCCATGGACGCCGCCCAGGCCGCCCGACTGCTGCACCGGGTCCGTGAGGAGACCCTCGCGGGCCGTACGCCGCCGATCGCGCCCCGCGCGGTCATCGACGCGTCCTGGCAGCGGATGGCCCGGCTGGGTCTCGACCCCGACAAGAGCACGAGCAGCGTGCTGCTGCAGCGGGACGAACTGGAGCAGCGGCGCAGGGGCACGCTCCTCTCCGAGGTGATGCGGACGCTCAGCAGCGGCCTCGCCGGCATCGCCGACACCTCCCTCCAGATCATGGTGGTCACCGACGAGCACGGCCGGGTGCTGTGGCGCCAGGGCAACCTCTCGGTGCTGCGGCAGGCCAACGGCATCTGCCTGGAGGAGGGCGCGGCCTGGACCGAGCACGCGACCGGGACGAACGCGGTCGGCACGGCGCTCGCGATGGGCCGGGCGGTGCAGGTGCACTCCGCCGAGCACTACGTGCACACGCTGCACAACTGGACCTGCGCCGCCGCGCCCGTGCACGATCCGCGCGATCAGCGGCTCCTGGGGATCCTGGACGTCAGTGGACCGGCGTCCAGCTTCCATCCGGCCATGCTGGCCCTGGTTGCCTCGGTCGCCCAGCTCGCCGAGGCCGAGATGCGGGAACGGCACCGCCGCTCGGTCGAACGCCTTCGGGCCGTTGCCGCGCCGATCCTGTGCCGCGTGGGCGGCCGGGCCGTCGCGGTCGACATCCACGGCTGGACGGCGGCGGTGACCGGGCTCGCGCCGGTGGACCGGATCCCGCTGCCCAAGTCCTTCCGCGCCGGGCGGGTGTGGCTCCCCTCTCTGGGCCTGTGCGCGGTGGAGCCGCTGCCGGGCGGCTGGCTGCTGCGGGTCGAGGAGGAGACCCGGCAGCCGGGGCCCGGCGCGGACGCGGCGAGCCGGGTGGTCCTGGACCTGAGCCGGCCGCGCCGCTGGACGGTGGCCGTCTCGGGCGAGGCGGGCAGCTGGCAGCAGGAGCTCAGCCCCCGGCACGCGGAGCTCCTCTACGTCCTGGCGCTGCACCGGGACGGCCGGACGGCGGCGGAGCTGGCGGACGACGTGTTCGGGGACCGTACGAGGACGGTGACCGTACGGGCGGAGATGTCCCGGGTACGCCGGAACCTCAGCGGCGTCCTGGCGCACCGCCCGTACCGCTTCCGGGAGGAGGTCGCGGTGGAGGTCCTCCGCCCGGACCACCCGGCGGACCTGCTGCCGCACTCGACGGCACCGGCGGTCCGCGCGATCCGTACGGGGACGTAG
- a CDS encoding acyl-CoA dehydrogenase family protein: MAGSTHTVTNQAPPLAGYDVFTSDRPLAEAVERHLAPAILTEAREELALLGRASGSAQVREWGELANAYPPRLRTHDRYGNRIDEVDFHPAWHRLLGRSVGAGLTDAWGRPGGHVRRAAGLLVVSQAEAGHVCPLSMTHAAVPALRAEPELAEVWEPAAASHVYERELRPVAEKPGALLGMALTEKQGGSDVRSNTTEARPLAADGEYVLTGHKWFCSAPMSDAFLVLAQAPAGLTCFLLPRVLADGSRNAFAIQRLKDKLGNRSNASAEVEFDGTTWARRVGEEGRGVRTVIGMVAATRLDCVLGSAALMRQAVAQAVHHCAYRQAFGGVLIEKPLMRNVLADLALESEAATVLAMRLAAAYDAVETDDATAIDDATAIDAAGETGGGSHAERERALLRITVPVAKYWVTKRCTPVVAEALECLGGNGYVEESGLPRLLRESPLNSVWEGSGNVQALDVLRALRTEPASFDAFLREVGAARGADHRLDRAIRELLVELADLEGVEARARRLVERMALVLQGSLLVRWAPPEVADAFCASRLGGDGGSTFGTLPHTLDLRAVVERARVSV; this comes from the coding sequence ATGGCAGGGAGCACCCACACCGTGACCAACCAGGCTCCGCCCCTGGCGGGATACGACGTCTTCACGTCCGATCGGCCGCTGGCGGAGGCGGTCGAGCGGCACCTCGCGCCCGCGATCCTGACGGAGGCCCGCGAGGAGCTGGCCCTGTTGGGGCGGGCGAGCGGGTCCGCGCAGGTCAGGGAGTGGGGGGAGCTGGCGAACGCGTACCCGCCGCGGCTGCGGACCCACGACCGGTACGGGAACCGGATCGACGAGGTCGACTTCCATCCGGCCTGGCACCGGCTGCTCGGCAGGTCCGTGGGGGCCGGGCTGACCGACGCGTGGGGCCGTCCGGGTGGTCATGTGCGGCGGGCCGCGGGGCTTCTGGTGGTGTCGCAGGCGGAGGCGGGGCACGTCTGCCCGCTGTCGATGACGCACGCGGCCGTGCCCGCGCTGCGCGCCGAGCCGGAGCTCGCGGAGGTGTGGGAGCCGGCCGCGGCCTCGCACGTGTACGAACGGGAGCTGCGGCCCGTCGCCGAGAAGCCGGGGGCCCTGCTCGGGATGGCGCTCACGGAGAAGCAGGGCGGCAGCGACGTCCGGTCGAACACCACGGAGGCGCGCCCGCTGGCGGCCGACGGGGAGTACGTCCTGACGGGCCACAAATGGTTCTGCTCGGCACCGATGTCGGACGCCTTCCTGGTCCTCGCACAGGCTCCGGCGGGGCTGACCTGCTTCCTGCTGCCCCGGGTCCTCGCGGACGGCTCGCGCAACGCGTTCGCGATCCAGCGGCTCAAGGACAAGCTGGGCAACCGGTCGAACGCCTCCGCCGAGGTGGAATTCGACGGGACGACCTGGGCGCGCCGGGTCGGCGAGGAGGGGCGCGGGGTGCGGACGGTCATCGGGATGGTGGCGGCGACCCGGCTCGACTGCGTACTCGGCTCGGCGGCGCTGATGCGGCAGGCGGTGGCGCAGGCCGTGCACCACTGCGCGTACCGGCAGGCCTTCGGCGGGGTGCTGATCGAGAAGCCGCTGATGCGGAACGTGCTCGCCGATCTGGCCCTGGAGTCGGAGGCGGCGACGGTGCTCGCGATGCGGCTGGCGGCGGCGTACGACGCGGTGGAAACCGACGACGCCACCGCAATCGACGACGCCACCGCAATCGACGCCGCCGGCGAAACCGGCGGCGGCAGCCACGCCGAGCGTGAGCGGGCTCTGCTCCGTATCACCGTGCCGGTGGCGAAGTACTGGGTGACGAAGCGGTGCACACCGGTGGTGGCGGAGGCCCTGGAGTGCCTCGGCGGCAACGGGTACGTGGAGGAGTCGGGGCTGCCGCGGCTGTTGCGGGAGTCGCCGCTCAACTCGGTCTGGGAGGGCTCGGGGAACGTCCAGGCGCTCGACGTGCTGCGGGCGCTGCGGACCGAGCCGGCCTCGTTCGACGCCTTCCTGCGGGAGGTGGGGGCGGCGCGGGGCGCGGACCACCGGCTCGACCGGGCGATCCGGGAACTCCTGGTCGAACTGGCCGATCTGGAGGGGGTCGAGGCGCGGGCGCGGCGGCTCGTGGAGCGGATGGCGCTGGTGCTCCAGGGCTCGCTGCTCGTGCGGTGGGCGCCGCCTGAGGTCGCGGACGCGTTCTGCGCGTCGCGGCTCGGCGGGGACGGAGGGTCGACGTTCGGGACGCTGCCGCACACCCTGGACCTGCGGGCCGTGGTGGAGCGGGCTCGGGTGTCGGTCTGA